A single region of the Drosophila miranda strain MSH22 chromosome 2, D.miranda_PacBio2.1, whole genome shotgun sequence genome encodes:
- the LOC108155949 gene encoding uncharacterized protein LOC108155949: MLLVTILIGVLLAVPVHPQTDSVQRKLGYNPNYDVWYLMPPAQVQNLTPTVMKEYQRTRDDGGVCIKDNIWIYCRTGKPLN; this comes from the exons ATGCTCTTGGTCACAATATTAATTGGAGTTCTCCTGGCGGTGCCAGTCCATCCGCAAAC GGATTCCGTTCAAAGAAAGCTGGGCTACAATCCCAACTATGATGTCTGGTACTTGATGCCACCGGCACAGGTCCAAAATCTAACACCGACTGTCATGAAGGAATATCAGAGAACCAGAGACGACGGCGGTGTTTGCATTAAAGATAATATTTGGATCTATTGCCGGACTGGCAAAccattaaattaa